The following coding sequences are from one Nicotiana tabacum cultivar K326 chromosome 1, ASM71507v2, whole genome shotgun sequence window:
- the LOC107816200 gene encoding putative protein phosphatase 2C 72, translating to MGICISTASFEIHAIDYGHENLVHYEDNNNNNGANGNQQVIGSVYSQQGGKGLNQDSAILYQGYGVENGVFSGVFDGHGENGQIVSKLVMNKLPSLLLKHILSLPKITSPKQNVKEVDESVKNKNFNKWKEACLSSFKVVDKDIKSLEKLDFSCSGTTAVVAIRQDDDLIIANLGDSRAVLGRKTDEGTIEAVQLTTDLKPSLPSEAERIRNCGGRVLALEKEAHIQRVWLPYEDAPGLAMSRAFGDFMLKNYGIISRPDVSYHHLSPNDQFLVLASDGVWDVLSNDQVVSIVCSTNDGSTVAKALVEASIDAWKMKFPNSKRDDSTAICLFLQ from the exons ATGGGTATCTGCATATCCACTGCATCTTTTGAGATTCATGCTATTGATTATGGCCATGAAAATTTGGTTCACTAtgaagacaacaacaacaacaatggtgcCAATGGAAACCAACAAGTGATTGGTTCAGTTTATTCTCAACAAGGGGGCAAAGGACTTAATCAAGATTCTGCTATTCTCTATCAG GGATATGGTGTAGAAAATGGAGTTTTCAGTGGAGTTTTTGATGGGCATGGAGAGAATGGACAGATAGTGAGCAAGTTAGTTATGAATAAGTTGCCATCTTTGCTTCTAAAACATATACTTTCTCTCCCAAAGATCACTTCTCCGAAACAAAATGTGAAAGAAGTCGATGAATCAGTGAAGAACAAGAACTTTAACAAGTGGAAAGAGGCTTGTCTCAGCTCCTTTAAGGTggttgataaagatattaaaagtcttgagaaattggacttttcTTGCAGTGGAACAACTGCTGTCGTTGCTATTAGACAG GATGATGACTTGATTATAGCTAATCTTGGCGATTCTCGAGCTGTACTAGGAAGAAAGACAGATGAAGGAACAATAGAGGCTGTTCAGTTAACTACTGATTTGAAGCCTAGCCTGCCTT CTGAGGCAGAAAGAATAAGGAATTGTGGTGGAAGAGTGCTAGCTCTAGAAAAAGAGGCACATATACAGAGAGTGTGGTTGCCCTATGAAGACGCTCCTGGACTCGCCATGTCTAGAGCTTTCGGAGATTTCATGCTCAAAAACTATGGCATAATCTCAAGGCCTGATGTTTCCTATCACCATCTTTCTCCCAATGATCAGTTTCTTGTTCTAGCATCCGATGGG GTATGGGATGTGCTGAGCAATGATCAAGTTGTTTCCATAGTGTGTTCAACAAATGATGGATCAACAGTGGCGAAAGCATTGGTAGAGGCTTCTATAGATGCTTGGAAAATGAAATTCCCAAACAGCAAGAGAGATGATAGCACTGCAATCTGCCTATTCTTGCAATAA
- the LOC142162739 gene encoding uncharacterized protein LOC142162739 encodes MDIVGPLPQANGKIKRITSTPYHLVANGKAESTNKVIINNLKKRLQESKGKWPEVLQGILWAYRSTSKTGTGETPFSLMYGAKALIPVEIGEPSTRYTQATEESIKEEMGINLDLLEERRDAALIRMAAQKQIIERYYNQKAHLRYFKIGDLVLKKVLQSSKTANAGN; translated from the exons atggatatcgtgggtccactcCCACAAGCCAATGGAAAG ATTAAAAGGATAacttcaacaccttatcatcttgTGGCTAATGGAAAAGctgaatcaacaaacaaggttattattaataacttgaagaaaaggttACAGGAGTCAAAAGGTAAGTGGCCAGAAGTGTTACAAGGAATCTTATGGGCTTATCGGTCGACATCAAAAACAGGAACGGGAGAGACTCCATTCTCACTTATGTATGGTGCTAAAGCCTTAatcccagttgaaataggtgaaccgAGTACAAGATACACCCAGGCAACCGAAGAATCAATTAAGGAAGAGATGGGAATAAATCTCGATTTGCTTGAAGAAAGGAGAGATGCAGCTCTAATAAGGATGGCAGCGCAAAAACAAATTATTGAGCGATATTACAATCAGAAAGCTCATCttagatacttcaagattggggacctCGTCCTCAAAAAAGTTTTACAATCATCAAAAACGGCCAATGCAGGAAAttga